In the genome of Caulobacter flavus, the window ATCAAGCTTCTCTCCGACCAGATCCCCAACGCCCGCTTCACCATCGTCGCCGGCCCGCTGGCCGCGCCGCTGTTCGCCCACGTCCCCGGCCTGGACCGGGTGATCGTAATGGAGAAGGGCAAGGGCAAGGGCCACTGGTTCAAGCTGTGGAACCAGGTGCGCCACAAGAAGTGGGGCCTGGTGGTCGACCTGCGGGGCAGCGCCACCGCCCTTTTCCTGCGCCGCGAGAAACGGGCGATCTGGAAGAAGACCCCCGGCGAGATCGCCCACAAGGTGATCGAGACCGCCCGCGTGCTGAAGATCGACGGCGAGCCCCCTGCCCCGCACCTCTACATCACCCCGGAAGTCCAGGCGCTGGCCGACCAGATGCTGGCCCCGCGCGGCGGCGAGCCGTCCGGTCCGATCCTGGCCATGGGCCCGGCCGCCAACTGGATCGGCAAGGTCTGGCCGATCGAGCGCTTCACCCAGACCGCCGCCCAGCTGCTGGGCCCCGGCGGCCGGCTGGAGGGCGGGCGTCTCTTGATCCTCGGCGGTCCGGAAGACGGCCGCATGGTCGAGGAGCTGCGCATGGCCTCGGCGCGCGGCCGCTGCATCGACCTGACCGGCAAGGTGGATCTGCTGACCGCCTATGCCGCCTTGAAGCGCGCCGACCTGTTCATCGGCAACGACAGCGGCCTGATGCACATCGCCGCCGCCGCCGGCACGCCGACCGTCGGCCTGTTCGGCCCGTCGGACGAGCGCCGCTACGGTCCCTGGGGCCCGCTGACCCGCGCCGTACGCGGCCCGCGCGACTTCGACCAGTTCAAGGCCGTCGACCCCGACCTGTCGCAGGCCATCCGCCACATGAGCGACCTGCCGGTGGCCAAGGTGGTGCGGGCGGCGATCGAACTGCTGAACGAGGCGCGCGGACCCGTGGTCGTCGCGCCGCCGCAGCCGGAGCCCGCCGTCGAAACCGCTCCGCCGCAAGCCCCGACTCCCACCCCGGCTCCGGCCGTCGAAGCCGCGCCCGAACTGCCGCTGGGCGACGGCGCCCCGGCGACCGAAGGCGCCATCGAGGCCGAACCCAAGCTCAAGGTCTCGCCGCGTCGCCGCCGTCGTCGCAACGACGACGAAGCCAGCCCCTCGGCCTGATCCGATGAAGCCGGTCCTGGCGCTGTGCGC includes:
- a CDS encoding glycosyltransferase family 9 protein, which codes for MTQRAFPILFITATRIGDAVLSSGLIKLLSDQIPNARFTIVAGPLAAPLFAHVPGLDRVIVMEKGKGKGHWFKLWNQVRHKKWGLVVDLRGSATALFLRREKRAIWKKTPGEIAHKVIETARVLKIDGEPPAPHLYITPEVQALADQMLAPRGGEPSGPILAMGPAANWIGKVWPIERFTQTAAQLLGPGGRLEGGRLLILGGPEDGRMVEELRMASARGRCIDLTGKVDLLTAYAALKRADLFIGNDSGLMHIAAAAGTPTVGLFGPSDERRYGPWGPLTRAVRGPRDFDQFKAVDPDLSQAIRHMSDLPVAKVVRAAIELLNEARGPVVVAPPQPEPAVETAPPQAPTPTPAPAVEAAPELPLGDGAPATEGAIEAEPKLKVSPRRRRRRNDDEASPSA